The Drosophila sulfurigaster albostrigata strain 15112-1811.04 chromosome 3, ASM2355843v2, whole genome shotgun sequence genomic sequence ACATCATTATATTCGCAATGAAATCTAAGAAGTTTTCCAAATGTTTTTCCAAACTGTTTGGGCCATCTTATGAGATATTGCTGTTTAACATTTTCACTGTTTCCACAGATTTCCATTCAAGCAAATATgcatgtacgtatgtatgtacatatatatatatactcatccatatactatatgtatacacatatgtgAGTAGCTGTACGTATAATTCACAGTCTAAAATGATTTCATCtctcaatttataaatagtttgcgAATGTTCAATATGATTACGCGTTTAGATCGAGCATTTTCAAGCATTACCGTTATAAAGTACTGATGCGACTACGACGAAAACTAGtagaaatttcatttcgacagttaattttttgttgtttgactATTTTAGGGAATAACACAGAATGTACAGagaatttaactaatttaaaaacaacttCAACCGAACCGTACGCTAGGCATGGTCAAGCACAAATGTCTGATATATCACAACTGAACGTTGTAGACCGTGCTATATGTGTACGCATACAACAGCACATAcctatacacatacatacatatgtgtgcaCTAGGTGGTTGTATGTGCGAAACCatcaacagagagagaaaaagagggAGCGCGAGAGAGCCTGCCAGCCAAAAAGACAACAAGCCACCCAAAGTGCGATAGACCCGACGACTCCTTTATTCTCTCTTTTGATCGTAGACACATATGGAAACAACTATATATTCGAGAGCGCATGTTGATTATAACATGTGTGTCTAAACGTTCAGCTCGTGCCACTTGCTTGcacacgtgtgtgtgcgtacatatgtaagtgttgcagctgccgcaTGAGTGAGGGGTGGAAAGCCTTTCTGCTTCGCTGATTTCGGTTGTCTACTTTAGATAGTCTTTTAACAGTCGCTTGCTACTGTCCCCCATATTATCTTGCACCCAGAACTACTGCTATATTTTACACCCATACACATGCATtcgaaataaaagaaatgaaagtaATACAATTCActgttgtatttgtgtttttgtttaacttaTACTGATCCACGCTACGCTTGTTGCACCCGCGAGCGAAACACACTCCCGAATCCTAAGTATTCGCTTGCGTTTTGCGTGCACAGTGAGTGGTAGGTGCTTTGGAGTAAACAGGTACacaacatatgtacatatgtatgtacatgtttAACCCGTACACTGAAGTTCTACAACTTTGCAATGGATAGATTTTAGATTGCTTGTTTGTCCAAATTTGGATACAGTCTACTCCCTCacttaatttaatatagtttACACATTATAACTAggatattttttatataatccGAAAATTTGAAACATCTCTTTTCTCATAAATGTGTAAACTCAAATTGAATATCCCGCTAAAGCAGAGTATCTTCGATACATTAAAATCGATATATATGATGTATCGTCTTGTCTTATCGGGTGTTTATTAAAATCCGCTGAAACCAGATTTAGTAGATGGTAGAAAACGGTATATTTTTCCATTCAGCCTGCGGTCACACAGTGGTTACATATGTTGGAGCAACCGGAGGATATTGCTGGAGGTATATTAGTTgattacttatttaattattaaattaaaatatccaTTCTTTCCACAAACTCCCTACTGCCTTTAAAATTTGGTTAATCTAATGCCGTTATTCTGAACGCAGTTATTCGAACGTGATATTGCTCGcccaatttgtttattttaaaccAAGCATGCTTCAGTTGAGAGTTATTTGCCAACAGCGAAACAGAAGATGTCTATCTTACTTCTCAAGTGCCTTCAACAATTTGGCAAATCAAGGCTTGCCAAATGTGCCGGCCACAAGCATTCAAAACACTGCTGAGTCGAAACTTTTGGATCTGGATGTTTTTGTTAACCAGGATCACAGACAAATGGATTTCGTTGACAAACTGGTCAAGCTAAGGTAAAGCTTTGTCGAagattgtttatttattgaatgcGTGCTTTATTGTACTATCCGCAGAAAACAAAAGGATTGCACAGCTGTGCCGCTGCTGCCAAATCTTGTAGTCAAACAGCTTCTGGACTACACTGGACCGCAGGAAGCGATTCTGGCGCTGCAGAATCCACTGCAATATGGCATATTCATTGATCAGTTTGCCGGCTGCCATTTAATTGACTTGCTAATGCACAATGGCAGCCATCGGGAGGCAGCACAAGTTGCCGCTATGCTCATCGAACGCAACTTATGTAATAACGAGCTGATCGCTTCCCTTGCCATTCAATCTTTTCACGCTTACCTCCAGAAGTTTGAGCCAAAAGTCGCCGAAAAAGATGAGCAGTCAACTGAAGTGGTAAGTCAATTAAATTTCCACAAATTACTATTAAATCTATTGTGTTATCTTCTTTCAGGAGAAAGTTCGCGTAAAATTTGTGCGCAATCGCAACGAGGCAGAAAGTATCAAAACTGAAGAACAAGTAATGGGGGAAGCTTTGCTAAAGTTAGCTGATAATGCTGCTCTCAAGGATTTTTCTGAGAACGTCTCATTGCTGGGTTATGCACTCACCGGTAACCTTGTTGAAGCAGAAAAAGTGCTTTCAACCAGCAAGGACAACTTGTACAAAGGCATTTTAGAAGTCGCTCGAAAGGTGATTGATGCTTTAAGTACCGAGAAACCTGCCGAGTTGCTTAATCAGCTGGATCATGCCATAACCGATAGTAAACGTAGCGAGTCCTTGGATGATCTACTTATTCATCGCGTGAAGCGTAGTGCCGCAAGTCTGGAGCCACAACTGATGTCGGACTACACAAAGAGCTATAAGGATTGGGAAGCCAACTTCCAGAAAGCTGTACAAGCCAAACTAAAAGTCCAAGACATAGACAAACGTGTCGAGGAGATTGAGACGACTTTGAGCGAACTGGAGACGAGACGTCAAAGTCTTTGGTACTTTGAGAACAAAGAGGACATCGACATGCAAATcttcaaaaagcaaaagcattaTCCAAAGCGATGGTTCGGCAAGAAGAAAAAACCTAAGGCAGTAGACGCCTTCTATGTGCCCCCTGAAATATCTCGAGGCAATTGAATGATGATTGATCTTAAAATAAGAGAAATGTCATAGTGTCCTGTccagtttttatgatttaattaaactacTGGAAAGTTAATCAAAATTTGAAGGttgttcatattttgttttttttttgcatttttgcttgttttgcgAACGgtaaatttttggaaaattacCATAACGTAACATTGAGGGTCACAGTTATATTCATTCCATCTCAGgttacaacatttttataacttttggAGTTTctcataaatttttgttttaaatattaaaagctaATCGTCTGTCATTTGTGCATTGCCGGAGGCAGAGCAGTTTTTTAAAACACGCTGACCGGGTGCCGAGGGCGACAGATTAATGGGTGATGGTAGATCGTGCCTCTTGTCCTGAATGGTCAGTGGCaaaaattgctgttgcttcttttttCCGGTTCATGTTGTTCATGGGATGGGTGTTGTCGTTCTTGCCAAACAAAATGGTCAAATGCACTGCGCAGAAGATGCCCAAGCTCTggaagaatatatttattttgttaaatttatagcttttcaaatgtatatattttcttttcagtttAGTGTCGCACCTGCAGAATGGCAATAATGGCAGCGCCAAATGCGGTGATCAGCAGTCGACTCTTGATTTGCTCCGATACAACAGCCAAGCAGCCACGCTTGTAGTGAGTGTCACAGGCCGATTCGTATGCGTGCTCGGGGCGGGAGCAGCAGGACCAGGGCAGCGAAAGGCGTCGATAGTCAAGTGGACCATCCACACCACAGCATTGTagctataaatatatgtttaattaGGAAACGATTACGAATATTGATTTTCAGTGAATTCAATACTTGATACAAATAGTATCGCTTTGGAATTTTTCGCTGCACAATTAGAGTCAACAACGCGATATACTAAACAGTTGTAACAGTTACATAGATAAAAGTGCGAGTATAAAGTTCTAAAAGGTCTTGCGAATTTGTGtgtattcaaatttgaaattgcaattaaacCAGTTCTTATCAATGCCTTTTGGTCACTTGATGAtcacattaatatatttaggCTAGAGTTTTTAACGACAAGCAGTGCACGGGCTGCAACCGGTATCAAGCAGTGCAACACACCGCTTGCAACTGCTGCCAGTGGTAATATTGATGTTATTCTTATCAAAAGACCTACCGACTAtacttgaatattttatattgatgCTCTAAGCTTAGCTTACCTGCGATTGCATGCGATTCCACAAATGCAAGTTGTCAACTTTGGTGCGCGAAAACTTATCTAAGAACTCTACAAACGAATCATCAATGAAAATCTCGACGGATGTAGGAAGATTCTCTCGCATCGCCAAGGACCAACCACAGATAATGAATTGAACACATATACAAGCCACTAAAAGAGCtgcaaactacaaaaaaaaacgcaaatacatttatatacaattatgTACATTCATTATGcacaatataatttataatgtatgtatgtatatagtaagtAAGTTACCATGCCGAGAAGGCAGCGCTTCCTCTGATTGGTTGCCTGACAGCCCATCCAGCAGAGTATGAAAGTAACAGGTCCTAGACAGAGGAGAATGGCGGCTGGTGCCCACAACTTGTTCTGTACGATGCCATAATAAACCGAATGTCCCCACAACAGGGATGTGcccaaaaatatttgagcTGCTCCCGTTAGCTGCAGTCATCAAAAAGGGAAAATCATGCCAAGAATTAATGTgtcacataaatatttacataattgaaACATAAACGGGGGCACTTCTGCTTTATGTGCTGCGACACTCCTTTATTAATCAAGGTTATGCGCACACTTgcgtaaacacacacacacaaacactcgtacatatgtatgtatgtatgtgtgatgGGGTCAGCTGTGAGGATGAGTACATTCAATTGTCTTTTCAAGGATATCTCACAACTTAATCGCGAATTTACATTGTACATCAACTTACATTGCACCACACCTACATTTCTGCACATGTACATTCGCAGAGATGTACATCAAATATGCACATGTCGAAATCATTTTCGAGACACTGTcacatagtatatctatgctACCTTTTGACGTCATGATAATGCTAATATGCATCCAACTTGTTCATCTTCGTGTATACATACGTGCAGATGTTCACAagtgcatatgtatgtgtatatgaaCGTTTGTAGTACGCACTGCTAGTAAATAGCTCAAGGTCATCGCCAAATCTGCATACacttatacatacaaatgttgcatttgcaaatatacatacatatgtgtgtatgtagatGTGTGTTCGCAATTCTTGTGACGTCAAAAGTGTTCAACCATAGCGAGTACTTCAAAATGCAGCTGCCATCATTTCAATGGTCAACTTTAAAACATAATAAAgcacttaaatatatattatttgtgacCATATTAGAGGTGCATTAAGCGAATTTTTCGGCGTAATGGATAATACAATCCAAAAGATGTTGCCATAAATACAGAAGTAATGATTGCAAATCTTTGAATTCAATATACTAacaagcacatacatacataaagaATGTAACTgcgtatacatacatatgtatgtatgagtgttTATTTGCACACTTACATAAGCTAGATACAGTGACTTCGTTGTGTATACACACAGTGGAGTTTGTTTTGTATACAAACggcataaattaatgaatgaaaaatttgaGCTCTTgacgtgtgcgtgtgtgtgttcgtgtgaaATGAAGCCTAGGATTATCATTGCATAAGTGTGGATGGGaatgtatatatgaatatacatatgtaaatggCTTACTTACCGCCAAGAGGAACACATAactataaactaaatatttaaaacatttaatctTTTTTGGCAGCGCCATTGTTATTTTAGCTTGTAATTGCTATTCCTAAATTTCGTTTGTTGTACGTTTCACACTCGAGGCAGAGGACGATGACACACTTTATAGTTTTTGGATCCTGTTAAATTAACGAGTAATCACTGATGTATTTGTGGCAACTGGCTAATACATGCAAGCATTgcattgtgtatgtgtatgtgtgcatgtcTGCATTTTGCAAAAACAGTAAACTTCagcaatttgatttatttacatatgtatgtatgtatgcatataaacataaacataaacacacgcacacacacacacacacacacagctgcagTGGATgtaagtttattaattatttattttggagtataatttttattttaggcTTTGAATCAAATAGGaactttcattattattgaattgctTCCCTAGTTGAACTGATACATTGCACACAGCACATGAACATGATTCTTGTGTCAAGTGACAGcgacaaattgcaatttgaacttcacacttgtaatttttaactaaaaatagCAGTTAAAGTTTAACTTCCAGCGACGACCAAATTCCATGCACAGATAAAAACACGCAGTTTACCGTCTGACGTTTTGTTCCTTGTTTTGTAATACTTCTCTGCAAAAGCCCAACAGTCGCAAATATTATCTATAACCgttgttggcttttggctCGGTTGCAATCAAGCAACCAACCGACGGACCGACCGATGAGTCGATGACAGACTCGCGATGGCGCTAAATTCGCTTCAGTTTTAGTCCTAATTCAAAAATTGCATGTGCAATGCAGAAAAATTTTGTAAGCTAAGCTTTCATTTACCGTgctacatatatacatacatttatatgtttatacatatgtatgtagactGTCATGTAAACATTTTAGTGGCAATATTTCTGCGACATCTTatccaaaatattaaataattacaaaatattagataattaagaatttatttattattttttaattgttaggTACATCGTCAAAAAAATACCCGTTAACACTACAcactatttaataaaaagttacAGCTTAGCGGCAGGTGAATCAACTATTTTATAGAAATGTTCTGCTGGTTAATTTTGTCTTACAAATTtcgtatatacacatatttatatcaaaagaGTACagtatttacttatttatctCACCTCTTATTCTTctaataatttttcaaattttgaaatgattGACATCATACAAACCCAAACTAAAGTTAAATGATTAGTGGAACAGCTGATTAATGTTGTTTCTCCAGAGGGATGTAAATAACATAATACCAATCGATAAATTCGCAAACTGCTCATCGAACCACATAAGTCGAAGAAAatctttttgaatttaaaatgaacaTACTTTTTTGGTAATAATAGTTTAAGTCGtattattatagaatttttgAAGTTGTGcgatattttttgttgtgctgcgCTCGGTCGATAGTCACGCAACTAAACATCGATTAAACCACTCTCAGTATCGATATATACGTGTTGCTTCAGCTAGAGCTTTCACTGTTAACATTTTGAATACACCGATCCCTtcaacttttaaaaaataacatgGAActgcaagaaaataaaacactcATAAAAcctaaaaatgaaatgcttttctttttattacaatCTTGTAAATTTATCTGTACAATTAAAACACTTTCATATTGACgacattaaaaaatttgaaagtaaatacatatgatgtatgtatatatagtatgtgtgtatgtatgcgggcgtaaattaaaatgtatacaacTCAACTGtgaattaaatgtataatatatatatgtataaagaaaCAGATagaaaatacaatacaacTTACAATAccttttgaaataaaaaatatatgcttaTATGATAAGAGTGCTGTTTCACAATAAATGGACCAGCCGTTGGCTTTAAAAAGTCGTGAAAGGGAAGGGTCAAGGCGGAGGATGAGGACCAGCCATAACGTTGGGTCTCTCGGGTTGTCAGATGCCAATTGCATACATACTCATCATATACGATTTGAATGAGAGAAGAACCAGCCAAAATTTGCCGATGAAATGTGATCTCGAATCTCGAGTTGAATATCGAATTGATAGAATGTAGTTGCTATAATTACGCATTAAGTGTACATACTACAATATTTCTACAATAGCTAAGTATTTGCAAATGTTATTGTTACAGTTATTGTTAACGTTTACTGTtattgttactgttactgttaccGTAAGTTTAGTATAATATagattgtatatatttaaaattcaggTCTCTTTGCAATTACTTATTTGATAGGCAACAAAAATGGGCCAATATCAAATCAGATCTTTCAGATTTATTCCCGAAGATTCTTAGTGAGCAGAAGGTTATTGTGGTGCCCCGACAGATGACGGACTAGCTCCTGCACCGACTCAAAGCACATggaacagaagcagcagctatATCGATTCTCAGTGTCAGTGCCATTTGTTGTGGTAATAACATTCCGATGCACCGAACACAAATGCTTTAGCAGATGAGCCTTTTGCTTGAACATCGCCACGCAAAGGCGACAGGCAAATGGCTTTTCACCTGTGTGGACTCGCAGATGGGTCTTCAAGTTCCAGGACATGCCAAACTGTTTGCCACAGTACTCGCAGCGATATTCCCGAACCGATGACGAGTGCGAATTATTGCTAGCCAGATTGGCGACAGATGTGCCGCTATTGCGACCATCTCGATCCGGATCCAGGTTTAAATTGATGTGTGACAGACTCGATAATCGCGATTGCAAATTGGGCATCGTCGAGATAGCGGCGGCGCTCTGATTCGATGGCCATGGATAGACAAATTGCTGGCCAAGATGCATTTGTAATTCAGGGCTCTGCCCTCGATTGCGTTGTGTGTCCAGGAGTTTTCTTTCAGGTATCATAGAATCTGGGTTGAGTGCACCATCCTCCAGGTGTGCAAGCATATTCTTTTCCGCTGCCAAGCCCGAAATGGGCGACGATGTAGACTTAACGAGTCGAAGTTCCTCCAGAAGATTGTGCTGATAGGTCGTAAATGGTTGGTTGTCACTTTGAGAGTTGGGGAATCCGGGACGTCGCTTTCGATGCGGCGTCACCACATAATTTTCAGGCGAACTATTAATATCGGAGCCATCAGACAACGGCTTCAACATATCCTTGTGCGAATCGAAAAAAAGACCCTTCCGTTTCGTGCTCTCATTGCCGGCGCTGATCGTGTCGTTGTTTtctctactgctgctgttgttgcttatgtGGCTGTTCTTTTGCAGGAAACTCTTGTCGCCTTTGATGCGGAGGTCGAGTGATAAATTAACCGGATTGATGgtggaattattattattgttggtgttgttgttgttgttgctgctaagTCCAGCTGGAATGTTGGATAGATTTACAATTTCGTCGGGgtctttttcgcttttgttgtccttgctgctggtgctgctgttggcggcggcggcggcggtcaCATCCACATCGGCGTCTACATCTGCATCAGCATCCTCGTCGTcttccttgttgttgttccctCCGCATTCATTGGTACTTTCACAGTGTTCGTTGGAAAATGTCGAGAAATCCGCCATATGCCGACTCTCATCCACACTCTCCACCTCATACTTCAGCGATTGATCCAAATTCTGCGATGATGAGTACTGTTTCCTGGACCTATCCCTTAAGCTAGCACATTTACTACTCAAGTATGCGGAATCTGTCGTCTTCCAGCTGTCCGATTtaatttgcagcagcagcaacaaatcgTGCAGATAGTTCACATCCCGCGATGTGATGCAAGTCTGGCCAGAGTATAGGAAGTCCAGTAGAAATTTAAAGTAGGTTGCGTTAACGTCAGGAAAGTAAACCGTTGTT encodes the following:
- the LOC133846513 gene encoding uncharacterized protein LOC133846513, producing the protein MLQLRVICQQRNRRCLSYFSSAFNNLANQGLPNVPATSIQNTAESKLLDLDVFVNQDHRQMDFVDKLVKLRKQKDCTAVPLLPNLVVKQLLDYTGPQEAILALQNPLQYGIFIDQFAGCHLIDLLMHNGSHREAAQVAAMLIERNLCNNELIASLAIQSFHAYLQKFEPKVAEKDEQSTEVEKVRVKFVRNRNEAESIKTEEQVMGEALLKLADNAALKDFSENVSLLGYALTGNLVEAEKVLSTSKDNLYKGILEVARKVIDALSTEKPAELLNQLDHAITDSKRSESLDDLLIHRVKRSAASLEPQLMSDYTKSYKDWEANFQKAVQAKLKVQDIDKRVEEIETTLSELETRRQSLWYFENKEDIDMQIFKKQKHYPKRWFGKKKKPKAVDAFYVPPEISRGN
- the LOC133846514 gene encoding LOW QUALITY PROTEIN: leukocyte surface antigen CD53 (The sequence of the model RefSeq protein was modified relative to this genomic sequence to represent the inferred CDS: deleted 2 bases in 2 codons), with the translated sequence MALPKKIKCFKYLVYSYVFLLALTGAAQIFLGTSLLWGHSVYYGIVQNKLWAPAAILLCLGPVTFILCWMGCQATNQRKRCLLGMFAALLVACICVQFIICGWSLAMRENLPTSVEIFIDDSFVEFLDKFSRTKVDNLHLWNRMQSQLQCCGVDGPLDYRRLSLPWSCCSRPEHAYESACDTHYKRGCLAVVSEQIKSRLLITAFGAAIIAILQSLGIFCAVHLTILFGKNDNTHPMNNMNRKKKQQQFLPLTIQDKRHDLPSPINLSPSAPGQRVLKTALPPAMHK
- the LOC133846511 gene encoding transcription factor Ken isoform X2; the protein is MYVCKSFQRMLMLQYSKHGECILKEIGAAFRGEHPADLTIVCENKVKLHAHKLVLAAASPLIRNLLEDTHLSDCTTTVYFPDVNATYFKFLLDFLYSGQTCITSRDVNYLHDLLLLLQIKSDSWKTTDSAYLSSKCASLRDRSRKQYSSSQNLDQSLKYEVESVDESRHMADFSTFSNEHCESTNECGGNNNKEDDEDADADVDADVDVTAAAAANSSTSSKDNKSEKDPDEIVNLSNIPAGLSSNNNNNTNNNNNSTINPVNLSLDLRIKGDKSFLQKNSHISNNSSSRENNDTISAGNESTKRKGLFFDSHKDMLKPLSDGSDINSSPENYVVTPHRKRRPGFPNSQSDNQPFTTYQHNLLEELRLVKSTSSPISGLAAEKNMLAHLEDGALNPDSMIPERKLLDTQRNRGQSPELQMHLGQQFVYPWPSNQSAAAISTMPNLQSRLSSLSHINLNLDPDRDGRNSGTSVANLASNNSHSSSVREYRCEYCGKQFGMSWNLKTHLRVHTGEKPFACRLCVAMFKQKAHLLKHLCSVHRNVITTTNGTDTENRYSCCFCSMCFESVQELVRHLSGHHNNLLLTKNLRE
- the LOC133846511 gene encoding transcription factor Ken isoform X3, encoding MKEFQRMLMLQYSKHGECILKEIGAAFRGEHPADLTIVCENKVKLHAHKLVLAAASPLIRNLLEDTHLSDCTTTVYFPDVNATYFKFLLDFLYSGQTCITSRDVNYLHDLLLLLQIKSDSWKTTDSAYLSSKCASLRDRSRKQYSSSQNLDQSLKYEVESVDESRHMADFSTFSNEHCESTNECGGNNNKEDDEDADADVDADVDVTAAAAANSSTSSKDNKSEKDPDEIVNLSNIPAGLSSNNNNNTNNNNNSTINPVNLSLDLRIKGDKSFLQKNSHISNNSSSRENNDTISAGNESTKRKGLFFDSHKDMLKPLSDGSDINSSPENYVVTPHRKRRPGFPNSQSDNQPFTTYQHNLLEELRLVKSTSSPISGLAAEKNMLAHLEDGALNPDSMIPERKLLDTQRNRGQSPELQMHLGQQFVYPWPSNQSAAAISTMPNLQSRLSSLSHINLNLDPDRDGRNSGTSVANLASNNSHSSSVREYRCEYCGKQFGMSWNLKTHLRVHTGEKPFACRLCVAMFKQKAHLLKHLCSVHRNVITTTNGTDTENRYSCCFCSMCFESVQELVRHLSGHHNNLLLTKNLRE
- the LOC133846511 gene encoding transcription factor Ken isoform X1 codes for the protein MSQSTLRYKKVLYIFTFIRTSRDPLIGDDSYYLKWRKFQRMLMLQYSKHGECILKEIGAAFRGEHPADLTIVCENKVKLHAHKLVLAAASPLIRNLLEDTHLSDCTTTVYFPDVNATYFKFLLDFLYSGQTCITSRDVNYLHDLLLLLQIKSDSWKTTDSAYLSSKCASLRDRSRKQYSSSQNLDQSLKYEVESVDESRHMADFSTFSNEHCESTNECGGNNNKEDDEDADADVDADVDVTAAAAANSSTSSKDNKSEKDPDEIVNLSNIPAGLSSNNNNNTNNNNNSTINPVNLSLDLRIKGDKSFLQKNSHISNNSSSRENNDTISAGNESTKRKGLFFDSHKDMLKPLSDGSDINSSPENYVVTPHRKRRPGFPNSQSDNQPFTTYQHNLLEELRLVKSTSSPISGLAAEKNMLAHLEDGALNPDSMIPERKLLDTQRNRGQSPELQMHLGQQFVYPWPSNQSAAAISTMPNLQSRLSSLSHINLNLDPDRDGRNSGTSVANLASNNSHSSSVREYRCEYCGKQFGMSWNLKTHLRVHTGEKPFACRLCVAMFKQKAHLLKHLCSVHRNVITTTNGTDTENRYSCCFCSMCFESVQELVRHLSGHHNNLLLTKNLRE